The following proteins come from a genomic window of Streptomyces sp. NBC_01716:
- a CDS encoding cupin domain-containing protein — translation MSDGTTAPVAAPFRNAGTVLSGPLPVEISMEPTVSGAEFAYEDVLLDDDNGFFAVWACDAGVYPRHKDRRGSFMYLLEGGGVIADEDGTEYELTADSILVLPFGWKGRWKITRTVRKVYVHTTPVPPYREGVQKCTFVPTDEVAQDGVVFDGPDGTALLRTTGVGEHTEEMRGRARFVHVLSGIAVLENTDGSQAELTSGATVGLPDGWSGTLRVTEPLRTFDVISTPAR, via the coding sequence ATGTCAGACGGCACGACCGCACCCGTCGCGGCGCCCTTCCGGAACGCCGGCACGGTGCTCTCCGGACCGCTCCCGGTGGAGATCTCGATGGAGCCGACCGTCAGCGGAGCCGAATTCGCCTACGAGGACGTGCTCCTCGACGACGACAACGGCTTCTTCGCGGTGTGGGCCTGTGATGCCGGTGTCTACCCACGCCACAAGGACCGCCGCGGTTCGTTCATGTACCTGCTCGAGGGCGGTGGTGTGATCGCCGACGAGGACGGCACCGAGTACGAACTCACCGCCGACTCGATCCTGGTCCTCCCATTCGGCTGGAAGGGCCGCTGGAAGATCACCAGGACGGTGCGCAAGGTCTACGTGCACACGACGCCGGTGCCGCCGTACCGCGAAGGCGTGCAGAAGTGCACCTTCGTCCCGACCGACGAGGTCGCCCAGGACGGCGTCGTCTTCGACGGCCCCGACGGGACCGCTCTCCTGCGCACCACCGGGGTCGGCGAGCACACCGAAGAGATGCGCGGACGGGCCCGCTTCGTCCACGTGCTCTCCGGCATCGCCGTCCTCGAGAACACCGACGGCTCGCAGGCCGAGCTGACCAGCGGCGCCACCGTCGGCCTCCCCGACGGCTGGTCCGGCACCCTGCGCGTCACCGAGCCGCTGCGCACCTTCGATGTCATCTCCACCCCCGCCCGTTGA
- a CDS encoding ABC transporter permease: MTGKDLLPRIGAQLAVVVGAIALAAAMVAAIGVSPGDALSVFWDGTFGRSANLGTTLTQSVPLLLVALGWIVTTRAGRLHVGFPGQVITGGSAATAVGLQCGGLPMPLAVLATVAAGGLGGMLWAAVTAWLWASRGVLEIVSSLLLNLVAVQVAAWLVRGPLQGSLDGQPQSKTFPDSTWWPAYDGIPGRTLSYDVVLLPICAILVVVVLSRTVFGFRLRMAGGNRDAARWSGVDPVREGVKAILISGGLAGVAGAALLFAGSTPWMSDGFEANVGFNGIAVALLARNSAAAAPIAAIAFSSLNVGGTALQAQLDVPSSMASVLQGAVIVLVLVAAVLLQRRVSRRAATALSPAPESDAKDADPAPLAERV; this comes from the coding sequence ATGACCGGGAAGGACCTACTGCCCCGGATCGGGGCCCAGCTCGCGGTGGTGGTGGGCGCGATCGCGCTCGCCGCCGCGATGGTCGCCGCGATCGGGGTCTCGCCCGGCGACGCACTGTCGGTCTTCTGGGACGGCACCTTCGGCCGGAGCGCCAACCTCGGTACGACGCTCACCCAGAGTGTTCCGCTCCTGCTGGTCGCCCTCGGCTGGATCGTCACCACGCGGGCCGGTCGCCTGCACGTCGGTTTCCCCGGCCAGGTGATCACTGGCGGCTCGGCGGCGACCGCGGTCGGACTCCAGTGCGGTGGTCTGCCGATGCCGCTCGCCGTACTCGCGACCGTTGCCGCCGGCGGGCTCGGCGGCATGCTGTGGGCCGCCGTGACCGCGTGGCTGTGGGCCTCGCGGGGCGTGCTCGAGATCGTCTCCTCGCTGCTGCTCAACCTGGTCGCGGTGCAGGTCGCCGCCTGGCTGGTGCGCGGTCCGCTGCAGGGTTCGCTCGACGGGCAGCCGCAGTCGAAGACCTTCCCGGATTCCACCTGGTGGCCCGCGTACGACGGCATCCCCGGCCGGACCCTCTCGTACGACGTGGTCCTGCTCCCGATCTGCGCGATCCTCGTGGTCGTCGTGCTCAGCCGGACCGTCTTCGGCTTCCGTCTCCGCATGGCCGGTGGCAATCGTGATGCCGCCCGCTGGTCCGGTGTCGATCCGGTGCGTGAGGGCGTGAAGGCGATCCTGATCTCCGGCGGCCTCGCCGGCGTGGCCGGGGCTGCCCTTCTCTTCGCCGGATCGACTCCGTGGATGAGCGACGGCTTCGAGGCCAATGTCGGCTTCAACGGCATCGCGGTCGCACTGCTCGCGCGCAACTCGGCGGCCGCGGCACCGATCGCCGCGATCGCCTTCTCCTCCCTCAATGTCGGCGGGACCGCACTGCAGGCCCAGCTCGACGTACCGAGCTCGATGGCCTCGGTGCTGCAGGGTGCCGTGATCGTCCTCGTCCTGGTCGCCGCGGTGCTGCTCCAGCGCCGGGTGTCGCGACGCGCCGCCACCGCGCTGTCACCGGCGCCCGAGTCCGACGCGAAGGATGCCGACCCGGCACCGCTCGCGGAGAGGGTCTGA
- a CDS encoding BMP family lipoprotein: MRNKIVLAVVVAAIPVVLTACGGSSSGNAGGSAGSGKKTIGFLAQAPRNDGGFTQFSLAGVNAAIAKNADLRLSSVVDNAGNSQEQIQGLESLAAKNDIVIADGASLNKPVAVVAPKYPKVRFILVASDLDKYAGNVTSVTTAVGHNAIVAGAVASMHSHSKKLGMIAGLQVPASTAWYHGMVQGARIDNPATKVVQTYTGDYNDVGKAKQAAEAMMANGVDQILSDLDSGSEGVYQAADAGKPAASVYDVFATHCDSSPNIIGSGVVSWADILQSAVTDAATDKLPSGAISYGLASGALRFEFCPGKGSAAEKALAQKVTKQIVDGGITADKGVLLPKPSYKFEQR; this comes from the coding sequence ATGAGAAACAAGATCGTGCTCGCTGTGGTGGTAGCTGCCATACCAGTGGTGCTGACCGCGTGTGGCGGCAGTTCCTCCGGTAACGCCGGCGGCTCCGCCGGCTCCGGCAAGAAGACCATCGGCTTCCTGGCCCAGGCGCCGCGCAATGACGGGGGCTTCACCCAGTTCAGCCTCGCCGGCGTCAACGCCGCGATCGCGAAGAACGCGGACCTCAGGCTCTCGTCCGTCGTCGATAATGCCGGCAACTCCCAGGAGCAGATCCAGGGCCTGGAGTCGCTGGCGGCCAAGAACGACATCGTCATCGCGGACGGCGCCTCGCTGAACAAGCCGGTCGCGGTCGTCGCGCCGAAGTACCCGAAGGTGCGCTTCATCCTGGTTGCCTCCGACCTCGACAAGTACGCCGGGAACGTCACCTCCGTGACCACCGCCGTCGGGCACAACGCCATCGTGGCCGGCGCCGTCGCCTCGATGCACTCGCACTCCAAGAAGCTCGGCATGATCGCCGGCCTGCAGGTCCCGGCCTCGACCGCCTGGTACCACGGCATGGTCCAGGGCGCCAGGATCGACAACCCGGCCACCAAGGTCGTCCAGACCTACACCGGTGACTACAACGACGTCGGCAAGGCCAAGCAGGCCGCCGAGGCGATGATGGCCAACGGCGTTGACCAGATCCTTTCCGACCTGGACTCCGGTTCCGAGGGCGTCTACCAGGCCGCCGATGCCGGCAAGCCCGCCGCCAGTGTGTACGACGTCTTCGCCACGCACTGCGACTCCAGCCCGAACATCATCGGCTCCGGTGTCGTCTCGTGGGCAGACATCCTGCAGAGTGCCGTCACCGATGCCGCGACGGACAAGCTGCCCTCGGGTGCGATCAGCTACGGACTCGCCTCGGGTGCGCTCCGCTTCGAGTTCTGCCCCGGCAAGGGCAGTGCCGCGGAGAAGGCCCTTGCGCAGAAGGTGACCAAGCAGATCGTCGACGGTGGGATCACCGCGGACAAGGGCGTACTGCTGCCCAAGCCGAGCTACAAGTTCGAGCAGCGCTGA
- a CDS encoding ABC transporter permease: protein MGIFDVAFLVSAVTIAAPILLAATGELVSEKAGVINVGLEGVMLTGAFTAYWTMLGTGNMFVSFLGGLAGALLFGVLMAVLAIEAKVDQIVSGIAIGLLGYGITTFLNSDAIKDPKTLAPMERHGIPGLEHLPVVGQALFNQDVFIYVTAVVVVLVALAMTRTTWGVNLKAVGETPIAADAAGVSVRGLRWAATVFSAGCAGLAGAYLSIGDVGVFRESMTGGRGYLALAAVLFSRWRPGGVGLAVTIFAVTDATQLRLQALGEIPREVWIAAALIVLVVLALRARGRAGIRLTRGDAFIGVVLIALVVTAIAAPKTTLPVPLWLAMPYVLALVALATAGNTRNQAPAALSIPYLRSET from the coding sequence ATGGGGATCTTCGACGTCGCCTTCCTCGTCTCCGCGGTGACCATCGCCGCACCGATCCTGCTGGCCGCCACGGGCGAACTCGTCTCCGAGAAGGCGGGCGTGATCAACGTCGGCCTCGAGGGCGTCATGCTCACCGGCGCCTTCACCGCCTACTGGACGATGCTCGGCACCGGCAACATGTTCGTCTCCTTCCTCGGGGGCCTGGCCGGTGCACTGCTCTTCGGTGTCCTGATGGCCGTGCTCGCCATCGAGGCCAAGGTCGACCAGATCGTGTCGGGCATCGCGATCGGCCTGCTCGGCTACGGCATCACGACCTTCCTCAACAGCGATGCGATCAAGGATCCGAAGACCCTCGCACCGATGGAGCGCCACGGCATCCCCGGCCTCGAACACCTGCCGGTGGTCGGCCAGGCGCTCTTCAACCAGGACGTGTTCATCTACGTCACCGCGGTCGTCGTCGTACTCGTCGCGCTGGCGATGACACGCACGACCTGGGGCGTGAACCTCAAGGCGGTGGGCGAGACGCCGATCGCCGCCGACGCGGCCGGTGTCAGCGTGCGCGGCCTGCGCTGGGCGGCGACCGTGTTCTCGGCGGGCTGCGCCGGACTGGCCGGTGCCTACCTCTCGATCGGCGATGTCGGTGTCTTCCGCGAGTCGATGACCGGTGGCCGTGGCTACCTTGCCCTGGCCGCGGTGCTCTTCAGCCGCTGGCGTCCGGGCGGGGTCGGCCTGGCCGTGACGATCTTCGCGGTCACCGATGCCACCCAGCTCCGGCTGCAGGCACTGGGGGAGATCCCGCGCGAGGTCTGGATCGCGGCCGCCCTGATCGTGCTCGTCGTCCTGGCGCTGCGCGCCCGGGGCCGGGCCGGTATCCGGCTCACCAGGGGCGATGCCTTCATCGGCGTCGTACTGATCGCCCTGGTGGTCACCGCGATCGCCGCACCGAAGACAACCCTGCCGGTCCCGCTGTGGCTGGCGATGCCCTACGTCCTCGCGCTGGTCGCGCTGGCCACCGCCGGGAACACCCGGAACCAGGCGCCGGCCGCCCTGTCTATTCCCTATCTGCGAAGTGAGACCTGA
- a CDS encoding GntR family transcriptional regulator: MTTGSSYRGTHSAVLTYQLSRESQNEFEGQTLWCGARHRRKEPAFGLCGRHRWLGADRWATATILGRRRPLAGFSCTRISPLTNGPRVDTDPAPARESSKRETILRLLRRDIVTGAVPPGERLSEARLATRFGVSRMPVREALKELEREGFVAIEERRGTFVRSVSRSEILDLFEVREAVEGMAARLCAGRANNGFLDRIDRAVADMAEHVRVADSDGYTRADAEFHGLIVAGASNERLSDHYRLLIQYLHRGLLSSIVTRREGRMERSLAEHREIVRALHAHSADEAETAMREHVRRGRLELQEEVSTKFGGPEPTDHA, translated from the coding sequence GTGACGACGGGTTCTTCGTATCGTGGGACGCACTCTGCGGTTCTGACATACCAGCTGTCAAGAGAATCGCAGAACGAATTCGAAGGGCAGACGCTGTGGTGTGGAGCGCGACATCGACGGAAGGAACCGGCCTTCGGCCTGTGCGGCAGGCACCGGTGGCTCGGCGCCGATCGGTGGGCGACGGCTACCATACTAGGAAGGCGGAGGCCGCTCGCCGGCTTCTCGTGTACCCGGATCTCCCCCCTGACGAACGGACCCCGAGTGGACACCGACCCTGCCCCGGCCCGCGAGAGCTCGAAGAGGGAGACGATCCTCCGCCTGTTGCGCAGGGACATCGTCACGGGCGCGGTCCCGCCGGGGGAGCGGCTTTCGGAGGCGCGTCTGGCGACCCGTTTCGGTGTCAGCCGGATGCCGGTCCGCGAGGCGTTGAAGGAGCTCGAACGGGAGGGCTTCGTCGCGATCGAGGAGCGCCGGGGTACGTTCGTACGCTCGGTCTCCCGTTCGGAGATCCTCGATCTGTTCGAGGTGCGCGAGGCCGTCGAGGGCATGGCCGCGCGGCTGTGTGCCGGGAGGGCGAACAATGGCTTCCTCGATCGGATCGACCGGGCGGTCGCTGACATGGCAGAGCACGTCCGTGTCGCGGATTCGGATGGCTACACCCGCGCTGATGCGGAATTCCACGGCCTGATCGTGGCCGGCGCGTCCAACGAGCGCCTCAGTGACCACTACCGGTTGTTGATCCAGTATCTGCATCGCGGACTGCTCTCCTCGATCGTGACCCGCCGTGAAGGCCGCATGGAGCGCTCCCTCGCCGAGCATCGCGAGATCGTCCGCGCCCTGCACGCGCACAGTGCGGACGAGGCCGAGACGGCCATGCGCGAGCACGTCCGGCGGGGCCGGCTCGAGCTCCAGGAAGAGGTCAGCACAAAGTTCGGCGGCCCCGAGCCGACCGATCACGCCTGA
- a CDS encoding YbhB/YbcL family Raf kinase inhibitor-like protein: protein MTDDPYAVVTPAPALTVTSTDLVHGAQVPVPFRDPAIGGTGASPQLSWAHFPAQTRSFAITCYDPDAPTGIGFMHWAVFNIPVTTTELPTGAGAPGSAGMPAGAVTLPNDVRLPHYVGPNPPAGSGRHRYVFIVHAVDVPHLEIEADLTPTVLGFNLHFHTLARGSLTGWVDSE, encoded by the coding sequence ATGACCGACGACCCGTACGCCGTCGTCACCCCGGCGCCCGCACTCACCGTCACCAGCACCGACCTTGTCCACGGGGCGCAGGTGCCCGTCCCGTTCCGCGACCCGGCCATCGGCGGCACCGGCGCCAGCCCGCAGCTGTCGTGGGCGCACTTCCCCGCGCAGACCAGGAGCTTCGCGATCACCTGCTACGATCCCGACGCCCCGACCGGCATCGGCTTCATGCACTGGGCGGTCTTCAACATCCCGGTGACGACCACCGAGCTGCCGACCGGTGCGGGTGCACCCGGATCCGCCGGCATGCCCGCCGGCGCGGTGACGCTGCCCAACGACGTCCGCCTCCCGCACTACGTCGGCCCCAACCCGCCGGCGGGCTCCGGACGCCACCGCTATGTCTTCATCGTGCACGCCGTCGACGTGCCGCACCTGGAGATCGAGGCCGACCTGACGCCGACCGTGCTCGGTTTCAACCTGCACTTCCACACTCTTGCCCGCGGCAGCCTCACGGGCTGGGTGGATTCCGAATGA
- a CDS encoding amidohydrolase family protein: MITDVHTHFWTPDHQGSPWSDGLERVNRELSEEEIDRVTLESYIQRVAPAERTIVFGLQAFASGIVVPNDAVADFVRKAGGHTVGFMSVDPTRHDACDEIERCHAELGLQGIKLGPIYQGTSPLHPLTLRVFKTAERLGLPVMIHQGAIFASAGRLADSGALLLDDVAIAFPDLRIVIAHMGHPWIYETVTVMRRHANVYADTSAIPSRPTVLANALVAAKEYGVLHRVLFGSDSPMVSAESAVDGLHKVVAQTQRHGYTAITDEELHELLHRPAFELLGITDPVTEPAPGLAPTSS; this comes from the coding sequence GTGATCACCGATGTGCACACGCACTTCTGGACCCCCGACCACCAGGGCTCGCCGTGGTCCGACGGACTGGAGCGGGTGAACCGCGAGCTCTCCGAGGAGGAGATCGACCGGGTCACGCTGGAGTCCTACATCCAGCGGGTGGCACCGGCCGAGCGGACGATCGTCTTCGGTCTCCAGGCCTTCGCGTCGGGGATCGTCGTACCGAATGATGCAGTCGCTGACTTCGTCCGCAAGGCGGGCGGCCACACCGTCGGCTTCATGTCGGTCGACCCCACCCGCCACGACGCCTGCGACGAGATCGAGCGTTGCCACGCCGAGCTCGGCCTCCAGGGCATCAAGCTCGGGCCGATCTACCAGGGCACCTCACCCCTGCACCCGCTCACCCTGCGGGTCTTCAAGACCGCCGAGCGACTCGGCCTGCCGGTGATGATCCATCAGGGCGCGATCTTCGCCAGCGCCGGCCGGCTCGCCGACTCCGGCGCCCTGCTCCTCGACGATGTCGCGATCGCCTTCCCCGACCTGCGCATCGTGATCGCACACATGGGCCACCCGTGGATCTACGAGACCGTCACGGTGATGCGCCGCCACGCCAACGTGTACGCCGACACCTCCGCGATCCCCAGCCGCCCGACCGTGCTGGCCAACGCGCTCGTCGCCGCCAAGGAGTACGGCGTCCTGCACAGGGTCCTCTTCGGCAGTGATTCACCCATGGTGAGTGCCGAGTCCGCCGTCGACGGCCTGCACAAGGTGGTCGCACAGACTCAGCGTCACGGCTACACCGCCATCACCGACGAGGAACTGCACGAGCTCCTGCACCGGCCCGCGTTCGAACTCCTCGGCATCACCGACCCGGTGACCGAACCCGCTCCCGGCCTGGCCCCGACCAGTTCCTGA
- a CDS encoding DUF262 domain-containing protein, translating to MRLRLSAQEAGDTHTVDQLNRVITTDGKHFCVGITDHDPVLQAISEGRRYEAGAGDSLSRRNLWARGQQIESRLAEELDAEKLHPFTEWLLTRVVLVGIRAAGPDHGYRMFETMNDRGARLTTVDLLKSHLLSNVGSAEDQLNTRWKEMLRELPADRDDPQAASRFIKAYLLAHCAREDCDEDRRQITTNLNVWVRHNAEYLGLTPGRPDHFLNFVQNLLKTARLYRPVLAATRTLKMDGDRLETVLFNERNGLGVQSVAVLAAIAPDDRPTDAKDKGRLVASCIDRWYALRILQDLPVQSADADALVHTELVPVLRGCRTVADVASTLGGLAQHNGNPVREAITLGLRGNNAHQIRYLLARATAYADKACKKPFGILAYLDRDQFHIEHLWANHHHRVAGDIPDPVVFRSRRNQLGGLGLLRGRENASINDLPFHDKNRLYARDNVLLGVMAPEYDHRNPELRDFIKAHQLDKHMRAFGPGETMTTVIETRQELYLRLFEYIWKPERLGLPVSAAVAPPQRDAGRPVARPRRAPVRREAASGRRTDVARMIDAQVLTAGTRIVLTYRATEHWATIDANGGIILAATGGTPYGRADEAGAVARGTKTCQGMNEWHIEDENGVRVSLRTIRDRAAAAGAL from the coding sequence TTGCGGCTGAGACTGTCGGCCCAGGAAGCCGGTGATACGCACACGGTCGACCAACTCAACCGTGTCATCACGACCGACGGGAAGCACTTCTGCGTCGGCATCACCGACCACGACCCCGTCCTGCAAGCCATCAGCGAGGGCCGCAGATACGAGGCCGGCGCGGGGGACTCCCTCTCCCGCCGCAACCTGTGGGCACGCGGCCAGCAGATCGAATCCCGGCTCGCCGAGGAACTCGACGCCGAGAAGCTCCACCCCTTCACCGAATGGCTCCTGACACGCGTGGTCCTGGTGGGCATCCGCGCGGCAGGCCCCGACCACGGCTACCGCATGTTCGAGACGATGAATGACCGCGGCGCCCGCCTCACCACCGTCGACCTCCTGAAGAGCCATCTGCTGTCCAACGTCGGCTCCGCTGAAGATCAGCTGAATACCCGGTGGAAGGAGATGCTGCGGGAGCTCCCCGCCGACCGCGATGACCCCCAGGCGGCATCCCGTTTCATCAAGGCCTACCTCCTTGCCCACTGCGCGCGCGAGGACTGCGACGAGGACCGCCGCCAGATCACCACCAACCTCAACGTGTGGGTACGCCACAACGCGGAGTACCTCGGCTTGACCCCGGGACGCCCCGACCACTTCCTCAACTTCGTGCAGAATCTGCTGAAGACAGCCCGTCTGTACAGGCCCGTCCTCGCCGCCACCCGCACCCTGAAGATGGACGGCGACCGCCTGGAGACGGTGCTGTTCAACGAGCGCAACGGCCTCGGCGTCCAGTCCGTCGCCGTGCTCGCTGCCATCGCCCCCGACGACCGGCCCACCGACGCCAAGGACAAGGGCCGCCTCGTCGCCTCCTGCATCGACCGCTGGTACGCCCTGCGGATCCTGCAGGATCTGCCCGTCCAGTCCGCCGATGCCGACGCCCTGGTCCACACCGAGCTCGTCCCTGTCCTGCGCGGCTGCCGTACCGTCGCCGACGTCGCCTCCACACTCGGCGGCCTTGCCCAGCACAACGGGAACCCGGTGCGCGAAGCAATCACCCTGGGCCTGCGAGGCAACAACGCCCATCAGATCCGCTATCTCCTCGCCCGCGCCACCGCTTACGCCGACAAGGCCTGCAAAAAGCCCTTCGGCATCCTCGCCTACCTCGACCGCGACCAGTTCCACATAGAACACCTGTGGGCCAACCACCACCATCGCGTCGCCGGTGACATCCCTGACCCGGTCGTCTTCCGCAGCCGCCGCAACCAACTCGGTGGCCTCGGCCTGCTGAGGGGCCGCGAGAACGCCAGCATCAATGACCTCCCCTTCCACGACAAGAACCGCCTCTACGCCCGCGACAACGTCCTCCTGGGCGTCATGGCCCCTGAATACGATCACCGCAACCCTGAACTGCGCGACTTCATCAAGGCACACCAACTCGACAAGCACATGCGGGCCTTCGGGCCGGGAGAGACCATGACCACGGTCATCGAGACCCGGCAGGAGCTGTATCTGCGCCTGTTCGAATACATCTGGAAACCCGAACGCCTGGGGTTGCCCGTCTCTGCTGCCGTTGCACCTCCACAACGTGACGCCGGCCGGCCGGTCGCCCGTCCGCGCCGGGCCCCTGTGCGGCGCGAAGCGGCTTCTGGCCGACGCACCGACGTGGCCAGGATGATCGACGCCCAGGTTCTGACAGCCGGCACCCGGATCGTGCTCACCTACCGCGCCACCGAGCACTGGGCCACCATCGACGCGAACGGCGGCATCATCCTCGCCGCGACCGGAGGCACACCCTACGGCCGGGCCGACGAGGCCGGGGCCGTCGCCCGTGGCACCAAGACCTGCCAGGGCATGAACGAATGGCACATCGAAGACGAGAACGGAGTACGCGTCAGCCTGCGAACCATCCGTGACCGCGCGGCGGCGGCCGGCGCGCTGTAG
- a CDS encoding ABC transporter ATP-binding protein → MTTILDPGPDAQASQGSAPALRLRSVTKRFGAFVANDAVDLDVAWGEIHALLGENGAGKTTLMRIVTGLYDPDEGQVEVSGEPVRFRKPQHALRAGIGMVHQHFTLVPTLTELENLVIAPSPVPWRNGAAAARRRAEEVAAATGLRITPDQLVGDAAVGERQRLEIVKLLCGGARILIFDEPSAALSPGEWDELARLMRRLADDGHAIILISHKLSEVFATADRWTVLRRGAVAGSGRIADATPDRLVELMVGGPVAERPRPEPQEPGAAVLSVRELTVARDPGVPQGPRALEEVSLEVRAGEILGVAGVAGSGQAELVEAVMGLRPALSGEVGLGGSAFTARSPEEFYRRGGALIPEDRHHVAIVGDMTLWENIGLRALRTEPLAQRGVLRTAAAREHARALMAEYDIRAESEVLPIARMSGGNQQKAVLARELSAGPSLLIAAQPVRGLDVRATDFVYRRLVEHREAGGAVLLISMDLDEVMSLSDRIAVLAHGRIRGTVPGGSATRAQLGALMTSSEAV, encoded by the coding sequence ATGACGACCATCCTCGATCCCGGCCCGGACGCCCAGGCGTCGCAGGGCAGTGCGCCCGCGCTGCGGCTGCGCTCGGTGACCAAGCGCTTCGGAGCCTTCGTCGCCAACGACGCCGTCGACCTCGACGTCGCCTGGGGTGAGATCCACGCCCTCCTCGGCGAGAACGGGGCCGGGAAGACCACGCTGATGCGCATCGTGACGGGTCTGTACGACCCCGACGAGGGACAGGTGGAGGTGTCCGGCGAGCCGGTCCGTTTCCGTAAGCCGCAGCACGCACTTCGTGCTGGGATCGGGATGGTCCACCAGCACTTCACCCTGGTTCCCACGCTCACCGAGCTGGAGAACCTCGTGATCGCACCCTCGCCGGTGCCGTGGCGCAATGGCGCTGCCGCCGCCCGTCGGAGGGCGGAGGAGGTGGCCGCGGCGACGGGTCTGCGGATCACCCCCGACCAGCTGGTCGGCGATGCGGCCGTCGGTGAACGGCAGCGACTGGAGATCGTCAAGCTGCTGTGCGGCGGTGCCCGGATCCTCATCTTCGACGAGCCGAGCGCCGCGCTCAGCCCGGGGGAGTGGGACGAGCTGGCCCGCCTCATGCGGCGGCTCGCCGACGACGGTCACGCGATCATCCTCATCTCCCACAAGCTCTCGGAGGTCTTCGCGACCGCCGACCGCTGGACCGTGCTGCGTCGTGGCGCGGTGGCCGGGAGCGGCCGCATCGCCGATGCCACGCCCGACCGGCTGGTCGAGCTCATGGTCGGCGGGCCGGTTGCCGAACGCCCCCGGCCCGAACCGCAGGAGCCCGGTGCCGCGGTGCTGTCGGTCCGCGAGCTCACAGTGGCGCGCGATCCCGGCGTACCGCAGGGGCCGCGTGCTCTCGAGGAGGTCTCCCTTGAGGTCCGCGCCGGGGAGATCCTCGGCGTCGCCGGTGTGGCCGGCAGCGGTCAGGCCGAACTGGTCGAGGCCGTGATGGGCCTGCGTCCGGCGCTGTCCGGCGAGGTCGGCCTGGGCGGCTCCGCCTTCACCGCGCGCTCGCCGGAGGAGTTCTACCGCCGCGGCGGTGCGCTGATCCCCGAGGACCGTCACCACGTCGCGATCGTCGGCGACATGACCCTGTGGGAGAACATCGGCCTGCGTGCGCTGCGCACCGAACCCCTTGCCCAGCGCGGTGTTCTCCGCACCGCTGCCGCCCGCGAGCACGCCCGCGCGCTGATGGCCGAGTACGACATCCGTGCCGAGAGCGAGGTGCTCCCGATCGCACGCATGTCGGGCGGCAACCAGCAGAAGGCGGTGCTCGCCCGGGAACTCTCGGCCGGTCCGTCACTGCTCATCGCGGCACAGCCGGTACGCGGTCTCGACGTACGGGCCACGGACTTCGTCTACCGCCGCCTGGTCGAGCACCGGGAGGCCGGGGGCGCCGTACTGCTGATCTCCATGGACCTCGACGAGGTGATGTCGCTCTCGGACCGGATCGCCGTGCTCGCCCACGGCCGGATCCGCGGGACCGTCCCCGGCGGGTCCGCCACGCGCGCCCAGTTGGGCGCCCTGATGACGTCGTCGGAGGCGGTGTGA